In the Aster yellows witches'-broom phytoplasma AYWB genome, ATAACAAGTGATAAACAAGCCTCAGAACTAAAAAATATTATGAGTAGATTAACTTCGCGTTTTGAAGCTGGTCTTATGGTCGATATTCAAAGTCCTGATTTTAATCATCGCCTCAATATTTTGAAAAAGAAAATATTAGAATTTGAACCACAAAATACTTTGAAAATAAAAAAAGATGTACTTGATTTGATTGCTTCTTCTTTTGTTAATAATGTTCGCGAAATGGAAGGAGCTTTATTAAGATTATTGAATTATGCCCAAACTTTTGGCTATGATATTGATATTAATATTGCCAATGAAGCCTTAGAACTTTTGATTAAAAGCAAAAAAAGTGTTTCTTATGATGAAGATGTTTTGGAAAAAATTAAATTAGTTGTTAGTAATTTTTTCAATATTTCAGTTCGTGATTTAATGAGTAAAAAAAGACAACAAAAATATACTTTTCCACGTCATATTGCTATTTATTTAATCAAAGAATTAAAAGATATTCCTTATAATATTGTTGGTAGTTTTTTCAAAAGAAACCATTCTGCAGTTTTTAAAGCTTATCAAAAAATTAAAAAAAATTCTCAAAGTGATTATGAATTAAAAAAATCATTAGAACTTATTTTGAAAAAAATTAATTCTTAATAAAATATCTATATTTTTAAAAAAGCATCTTTTAAATATTTGAAGATTTTTAACTTATTTTATTCTGTTTTTTAAAATATTAATAATAAAAAAATAAAAGTTAAATGCAAAATATTAAAATAAATATATAAAACAAATAATAACAAACAATTTAAAAAATTATTACAACAAAAAGATAAATGAGGTTTAATAAATGTATTTAGAAATTAATAAAGATATTTTTTTGGAACAACTTTTAAAAATACAAAAAATTTTACCCCAAAAAACTTTTTTTCCTATTTTTAATGCTCTCAAAATCCAAACACAAGAAAATAAATTAATTTTAGAAGCTAATAATGGTAATATTGCAATTAAAATAGAAATTAAAGATAAAAGTTTAAAAATTAAAAAACAAGGTAAAATTGCTTGTTTAGGAAGATATTTTATTGAAATAATTAAAAAAATTAATGATTCTTTAATTAAAATTACTGTAATGGAAAATAATTTTTTAGTAATTAAAACTATTTTTTGTGAATATAAATTAAAATTAATGGATGTTTGTAATTTTTTAGAACTTGATTTTTCTTTCCAAAAATTAGATTTTTTTCAAATCGAAACTCATTTTTTTAAAAATATAATTAAAGAAGTAAATATTTCTACTTCTAAAAATGAAAAAAGACCTATTTTAATGGGACTTAACTTGATTTATCAAAACAATCTTTTAAAAGCTTGTGCTACTGATTTTTTTCGAATGAGTCAAAAAAAAATTAATCTAGATATTAAATATCACAATTTTAATATTGTCATTCCTAATAAAAGTTTAGAAGAATTAAGCAAAATATTAGAACATTGCCAAAGTAAACATTTAAAAATTTATTCTGATGCTCAAAAAATCTTTTTAGAAATTGATAATTTATGGTTTCAAACTTCACTTTTAGAAGGGAATTATCCCCAAATTCAAGAAATTAAACTTACAAATTTTCCTTTTTCCATTCATTTAAATAAAGATGATTTAATGAAAGCCTTAGAAAGAGTTTCATTGTTGTTTTACAAAGAACAAATAAATACCAATGTTATTAAATTTATTTTAACTGAACGAAATTCAATTGAAATTTCGTCTTCTAGTGAAAGTTTGGGAACTGCTTTGGAAAAAATTATTCCTTTAAAAGTTAGTGCAAATAGTTTTCAAATTGCTTTTAATGCTAAATATTTAGAAGATGTTTTAAAAGTTTTATCAGTTAAAGAAGTAGTTTTTTATTTTGATAATCCCTTAAAACCATTTATTATTACTACTTTAGAAAAAGATAGTTCTATTCATTTGATTTTGCCTATTCCTTTGGAGAATGATTGATATTTTTTATATTTTATATTTTTTTTACATTGCACCTAATTAAGGTTTTAACTTTTCATTATCATTTTTTTATAAGCACAAACATTATTGCAAAATAAATTTAAAGGTAAATAACTAAAAACTTTTTTAAAAAAACATTTCTTGCTTTTCTGTTTGTATTTGTATCTAAATTATTTTTTAGAAAAATAATATTTTGATTAATTTAGAATATTTTTTTACTTTCATTTTTTGTTTTATGTTAGAATTTTTTTTATCGAAACAAATAAATCACAATTAATAAATATCAATAAATTTTTATTTCTTGATAAAAAAATAATATCTTTAACTAAAAAAACCTATAAATATTACAGTTTTGTCATCTAATTAACTAAAAAAAATATTTTTTTGTTATAATATTAATGTCTTATAAATTAGAAAATAAAATGCTTATTCCTTGTCTTTACAATTTAGAGATAAAGACCGCGTAGGCCATAAGGAGAGAAAAAATGAAAAAATACGAAATAATGTATATTTTACGCCCCAATTTAGACAACAAATACGTTAAAAAAATTAATGATACTTTGCAAAATGTTTTTTTACAAGCCCCAAACCAAATTTTGGAACAAAAAGAAATAGGATTAAAAGACCTAACTTATTTTATTGATAATCATAAAAAAGGATATTACAATTGGTTAATGGTAAAAGCAGATAATGATGCTGTTTTAGAATTTAATCGTATTGTCAAAATTACTGAAGAAATTATTAGATTCATCGTTATTAAAGATAAAGAATAAGAAATTTAATTCATATGATTAATAAAGTTATTTTGATAGGTCGTATTACCAAAGACCCAGAATTAAAAAAAACTAATAGTGGTACTTATGTTGTTAAATTTACTTTGGCAGTTAATAAAATTGTAAGTTCTTCTAGCGAAAAAAAACTAATTTTATCAATTGTACTGTTTTTGGTAAACAAGCTGAAAATTTGAAAAATATATTTCTAAAGGTGCTTTAATAGGTGTTGAAGGAAGTATTAGAGTATAAACTTGGGAAAAAGACGGTGTAACTAATTGGCAAACTAGTGTTTTTTGTAACAATGTCCAATTCTTAGAATCTAAAAAAAACTTATAACGATTATGAATAATATTCCAATTAAAAATAATTCCTAAATTAACTGATATAAAATAATAAAAACAATAACATAACCAAATCTAAAAACAAAAATAATAAATATTTTCAATTTCAAAAGGAGTTAAAAATGAAATTTAATAACAAAAAAAATACTTTTAAAAAACGTCGCAAAGTTTGTTTTTTTACTGAAAACAAAGTAACTAAAATTGATTTTAAAGACATAGAACTTTTACAAAGATTTATTACTGACCGTGGAAGAATTCTTTCTAGAAGAGTAACAAATACTTCTGCTAGATGGCAACGTCAATTGGCAATTGCTATTAAAAGAGCTCGCCATATGGCTTTAATTCCTTTTATTCAACAATAAAAACAGGGGTTGCATCCTGTTTTTTTTATTAATTACAAATATTTAAAATAAATTTTATCTAATTATTCAAATGCAAATGAGGGCAAAAAAATTATGTTTTCTAAAAATAAACATAACACCAAATTTATTGTAATTGCTTGTGTAATTGTTGTTTTGATTTTAATTCTTTTTTGTTTTGATTTCCAAAATATTCAAGAAATTATTGAAACAATTAATCAATTAACCAACAATCAAAATCCAAGCAAAAATACTGCCAGCGAAATGAGCGGTATGCGTCGTAAAATCATTTTTTTCATTTTTAACTTTTTTGGAAAAATAATTTTAGCATCCTTTATTATCAGTTTTTTGCTTCACATTAAAAAAAACGCCCAAATTAAAAGATTAAAAAACAAACTTTCTTTATGGTCTAAATTATCTTTTCACGTAAGTCAAATTGGAGAAGAAGTGCTCAACGAACTTCCTATTGGTATTGTTTTAATTGATATTTCTAGTCAAGAAATTCAGTGGCTCAATCCTTATGCCAGTTTTATTTTAAAAAATCCTGAAATTAATTCTCCCTTAACTCAAATTAATGAAAATATGGCACAACTAATAAGCACTTCTGATACAATTCCCAAAACCATCATCACTTTAAAAAACCAAAAATTTGAATGTTTTTATAAAAAAGATTTAAGTGTTTTTTATTTGTTTGATGCTACCGAAAAAGAACAAATCAAACATTTATTTTTACAAAAAACCTTAGCTATTGCTATGATTGCTTTTGATAATTTAGCAGAATCCTTAATTCGTTATGATCTTTCAGAACAATCTCAAATACAAGGTGAATATTTAAGTGCTTTATCTGATTATATTGAACCTTATGAAAGTTATTTAAAACAATTGATAGACGACCGTTTTTTGCTTCTTCTTAACCGCCAAAATTTAGATAAAATGTTAGAAAATAAATTTAGCATTTTAGATACTATCCGCAACATTTCTCACAAATATCAATTAAAAGTTACTCTTTCTATGGGAATTGCTTGTTGGAATTTGTCATATGAAAAACTCGCTACCTACAGTCAAAATGCAATTGAATTAGCCCAAAAAAGGGGTGGTGATCAAGTGGTTGTTAATATTGAAAATGAAAAAATTAAATATTTTGGTGCTAAAATTGCTTCTTTAAGCAAACAATCCAAAGTGCATGCCCGTATTAATGCCCAAAATTTGGTCGATATTTTGAAAAAAAATCCTCATTGTTTTATCATGGGACACACCCACACCGATCTTGATGCTTTGGGTTCTGTAATTGCTTTTTACAAAATTGCAGCCACTATCCATCCCGAAAACAACAATTATATTATCCTTGATGAAGAAAAATTAGACAAAAGCCTCATCCCCGTTTATCATCAATTAATTAAAACTGAGTCAAAAAAAACTCTAAATATTATTACAACCCAACAAGCATCCAAAATGATTAAAGACAATTCCTTAATTGCAGTTTTGGATACCCAAACTAAAGATATGTTAAATAGTCCCGAACTTTTATCGCTAACGCCCAATATTGTAGTTGTTGATCACCACCGCGCTACCGAAGAAATTATTCCTTCTATTTTTTCTTATGTCGAATCATCTGCTTCTTCAACTGTTGAATTGCTTGTTGAAGTTATGGGATTTTTGGAAAAAGAAGTCCACATTACTGCTTTTGAAGCAAGCATTATGTATGCAGGTATTTTAATTGATACTAACGCTTTTATTTACCGTACAAGTTCTAGAACTTTTGAAGTAGCTTCTAAATTAAAAGATTTAGGCGCTGATGCAATTGAGGTTAAAAGTTGGTTACGCAAAGACTTTGATAAAGTTTTAGAAATTAATAAACTGATTTCTGAAATGGAAATTTTTATGGATAGATTTGCTATTATTCAAAGTTCTGAAATTTATGAAAATCGTTCTTTTTTAGCTCAAGTGGCAGAAAGTGTTCTAAACATTCAAAACGTTGATGCTGCTTTTATGATAGCGAAAATAGCAGATAATAAAATAGCAATTAGTGCTCGTTCTTACAATGAAATTAATGTTCAAACTATCATGGAACAAATGGAAGGTGGAGGACATCTTAATAGCGCCGCTACTCAATTAGAAGGAACTAATATCAAAACAGTTACAGACACTTTAAAACATTTTTTAAAATTAGAATATGAAAAAGGTGAAAAGAATATGGAAATTATTTTGTTAACTGATATTTCTAACAAAGGAAAAAAACACGAAATTATTAAAGTTAATAATGGTTATGGCAATTTTTTAATCCAAAATAAAAAAGCTCTTTTAGCAGACAAAGCTAATTTAGCTGTAATTAAACAAACCCAAATTTTAGAACAAGAACAAAAACGTAATCACGAACTTTTAATGCAAAAATTAAAACAAGAAATTGATGACAAAAAAATTACTCTAGATATTCAATTAGGACCTAAAGGAAAAATTTATGGAAAAATTACTCTCAAACAAATTTCTGAAGAATTTTTAAAAGTTCATAATATCACTCTTGACCGTAAAAAAATATCTTTAGAAAGTGAAATTATCGCCATTGGTATTTATCCTGTTGATGTTTTTCTAACTGATCAAATTAAGGCTACTTTTTTCCTTAATGTGACTGAAAGAAAAAGCAAATGACAAATTATTCTAAAAATACTCCTTCAAGTCCTGAAGCAGAACGTGCTTTGTTAGGAGTTTTACTTTTAAACCCTGAAAAAATAACTTTTACCTTAGATATGATTGAAGAAACTGACTTTTACAGCCCTCATCACCAACATATTTTTAGAGCAATGAAAACTTTGCATGAAACTAACAAACAAATTGATTATTCTTCAGTAAGTGCTATTTTAGATAATGAAAAATTATTAAAAAAAATAGGAAATATTGATTATTTAAAAGAATTATCTGATTTGATGCCTTCTATTCAACATATAGGAACATACATTGATTTAATTAAGGAAACTGCTTTAAAAAGAGAAATTATCGAAACTGTAACTTCATTAGCACAAAAAGGATACGAAAACATTGATGTTCAAGAATATTTGGATTTGTCGGAAGAAAAAATCTTTAATTTAACTAAAAACAAAAAAACCAACGAATTATTAAAATTAAAAATTTTGTTAAAAGAAATTAAAGAAAAAAATATTCTTGCCAAAAGTCATAAAGATTTAGTAGGTCTTTCAACTGGATATGAAAATCTCAATAACATTACTTTAGGATTTAAACCCGAAGAATTTATTATTTTAGCTGCTCGTCCTTCTATGGGGAAAAGTACTTTTATGCTTAATTTAGCTCTCAGAATTGCTAACCCTAAACACAATTCTCATTCCCCTCATATTGCTATTTTTAGTTTAGAAATGTCAAATGAACAATTAGCTATGCGAATGTTAAGCACCCAATCAAAAATACAACACAAAAAAATTCAATTGGGCAACACCAACAGAGAAGAAAAATTTTTGTTAGAAATATCAATGGAAAAAATGCATGATTTAAATATTTATTTTGATGATTCAGCTACGGTAAATATTTTAGATATTAAAGCTAAATGTCGTAAACTTAAAAGTCAAAACAAACTTGATATTATAATGATAGACTATTTGCAACTTATCCGTAAAACTAACAAACACAACCGCCAAGAAGAAGTAGCAGAAATTTCTCAAAACTTAAAACAAATAGCACGTGAATTAAAAATCCCTGTCATTGCCCTTTCACAACTATCAAGGGATGTAGAAAAAAGAGAAGATAAACGTCCCATTTTGGCTGATCTCAGAGATTCAGGATCAATTGAACAAGACGCTGATATTGTAATGTTTTTGTACCGTGAAGGCTATTATGAAAAAGACAAAAAACCTGATTCTTCTGGGCACACTCAAGTTATTATTGCCAAAAATCGTCAAGGATCAATTGGCATTAGAGAATTTAAGCTTAATTTTGATTATATGTTTTTTTCAGAAATCGAACCTAATAAAAACGAATAAAAAAAGAATTTTGCTTGATTAAAATATTTTTTTACCCCAATTCTTTTTTTTAAAAAAGAGGTAAATATGCTTGACAGATTAAAAAAAATAAAACAAAAATATCAAGATTTACAAAAACTTTTGTTAAATGAACAAAATATAACTCAAAAAATTGACATTTTTAAAAATTTATCAAAATTAGAACCAACAGTAGAACTTTTTAACCGATACTTAAATTTAGAAACCGAATTTATTCAAGTTCAAACTATTTTAGAAACCGAACAAGACCAAGAATTATTACTTTTAGCACGACAAGAAAAAGATACTATTTTATCAAAAAAAAAAATTACCTTAGAAAAATTAAAAATTTTGCTTTTACCCCAAGATCCTTTTGATAAAAAAAATGTTGTCTTAGAAATTAAAGGTGCAGCTGGTGGCAACGAAGCGAATCTTTTTGCAGCTGATTTGTTACGAACCTATGTTAAATACGCCGAAAGCAAAAAATGGAAAGTCGAAATCCTCAATCTAAATCCAAGTATCAAAGGCGGTCTTTCTTCCGTAGAACTTTTAATTTCTGGGAAAAATATTTATTCTTTTTTAAAGTATGAATCAGGTGTTCACCGAGTCCAACGTGTTCCTACTACCGAAGCCCAAGGGCGAATTCATACTTCTACTGCTGTTGTTTTGGTATTTCCTGAAGCAGAAGAATTAGAATTAAAAATTGATTGGCATGACATTCGCACCGACACTTTTAATTCTAGCGGACCTGGCGGACAATCAGTAAACACTACTAAATCAGCTGTTAGACTTACTCATGTACCTTCAGGAATTAGTGTTGCTTGTCAAGAAGGCAAAAGCCAGCACGAAAACAAAGACAAAGCATTTACCCTTTTAAAAACACGCATTTATAACCAAATGTTAAATATTAAACAAGAAGAAGAAAAAACACACAGAAAAAAATTAGTAGGAACTGGCGAAAGAAGCGAAAAAATAAGAACATATAATTACCCCCAAAATCGTATAACAGATCACAGAATTGGACTTACTTTACAAAAATTAGATATCATTATGGAAGGTAAACTCGATTTAGTTATTGAACCTTTGATTCATGAAGCCCAAAAAGAACAACTTGCCCAAAGTTAGTTTTTACGAAATTTATTTTACAAAACCAAAACCTTTCAATTTTAAAACCTGTTTAAGAAAAAAAAGATAAATAAAGGAATCACCGTGAAACCAAAAGATATTATTATTTTTCCAACTGATACAGTTTATGGTATGGGCGCTAAATTATATGATAAAAAAGGACTCAACTACATTTATCAAATTAAAAAAAGACCCTTAAACAAAAGTATTGTTGTTTTGTGTTCATCTTTACAACAAGCAAAAAAATTGGTCCAATTTAGTCCTCAAAACCTTAAATTAGCTCTGCATTTTTGGCCAGGGCCTTTAACTTTTGTTCTGCCTACCACTTCCAAATATTTTTCTAAAACAAAGGAAAAAACTTTAGGAGTAAGAATCCCCAACCATCCTTTAACTTTGGAAATTTTAAAAAAAAATGGTCCTTTAAAAACCACTTCTGTTAACCAAAGCAATCATCCTCCACTAAATGATTACCAAACTATTTTTAATATTTATCACAATAAAGTGGCTTTGATTTATAAAAACTATCATCCAATTTTAAAAATATCTTCCACTATTGTTGATCTAACCACTTTTCAACCAGTTATTTTAAGGCAAGGAACAATTACTCAAGAAGAAATTTCATCACAAATCCTAAAATCTTTATTACCATCAAAAAATTGCAAGTTATGTGCCTAGTTTTAAAATTACAAAAAAACCTTTTGCTTACCCAATAAAAAAATTTCCAAACCAATATCTTTATTTATGGTACCTTCTTTAATTTTATATTCTAATTCTATTAAATCTAAAAACAGTGTATTTAATTTTGTTGTTTCAATCAATTTTGCTTCTTTTATTAAAAAAAATACTTTTCCTTGTGAAACTGCCAAAACTTTTTGCAATTCTTCTGGGTTGTTTTTTTGTTGCAATAATTCTTTTACCAATAACAATTCTTTAATTTTATGAGTTAATCGATTTATAACATTAAAAGCATTGATTTTTTGCATTTTCAAGGTTTTATAAATTTGATAAGCATCAATATAATTTTGTTTTAAAAAAAGATTAATTAATCCAAAAATATTGTCATTTTTCTTAAAAGCATTGATTTTTTGTACCATTTGCCAAGTTATATTTTTATCATTTGTTTGACATAATTTGATTTTTGTTATTTCTTGATGCAAAAAATAAAGATTATAGTTAGTTTTACTCGCTAATTCTTGGATAGTTTTTGTATCAATTTTAAAACCATCTTTTTGAAAAACATCCATGATATATTTAAAAAAATCTTTTTTTTCTAAACTATTTGTTGTTTTACAAATACAATGTTTTTCCCAAATTTTTTGAACTTCAGATGTTTTAGTTGTTTTTTCTGCAAAAAAATATAAATCTAAATTTTTGTAAGGATTTTGTAAATAAGAAATTAAAAAAGCAATTTCTTGAGTTTTTTTTTGAAATAAAATTTCACTGTGATCCACCAAAATTACTTTTTTCCATGTGTTTTCAATTAAAGAAGTGTTTTGCAGTTCTTTTTTAAGTTCTGTTACAATATCTTTTTGCATACAATAATAAACTACATCTAATTTTTTTTGTTTGCAAACATTAATTATTTTTTTTATTTTTTTTTCTAGAAAAAACCTTTGTTTTCCCCAAATTAAATGTATGTTATTTGTTTTTTCCAAATTTAAAACCTCATTTTGCCTTTTTTATTATTAATTAATAATTTGTTTTTTTAATTTTTTTGCAAAATATCAATTCAACATTATTATAAATATCACTATTTTTATTTTATCAAAAAAAAATTATTACAAAACGATATCACAAAATATAAATCAACAAAAATAATAATTTGTTATAATAATATTTGTAAAACACCTTCAAAAATCACCAATCGCAAACAATTATAGGTAAAAGCAAAAAGAAAAGGAAAAACTAAAATGATTAAAAAATCAACTTTTGTGAGTAGTATTGTCAATTTTAAATATATTCCTTTGAAAAAACAACCCGAAATTGTTTTGGTGGGCAGAAGCAACGTTGGCAAAAGTACTTTCATCAATGCTTTAACTCAAAAAAAAAAATTAGCTAAAATTTCTAAAACTCCTGGCAAAACAATCACCCTAAACTACTATGACATTAATGAATCTTTTTATTTGATCGATACTCCTGGCTACGGTTATGCTAAAAAAAGTAAAGAAATTAAAAAGCAGTTATTACCGATGATTATTGCTTTTTTGGAACAAACTTCTAATCTCAAAGCAATCTTTCAGCTAATTGATTTTAAAGTAGGTGCTACTCAAGAAGACGACAGAATCCATCAAGTTCTTTTGCAAGCGGGTTTTGAGGTGGTCTTGTTATTCGTTAAAAAAGATAAAGTTAAAAAAAGTCTTGTACCCAAACAATTAAAAATGCTTGTTAATCACTTTTCCCAAATTAAATATTTCTTTTTGATTTCGTCAAAACAACAAGAAGGGCTGGAAGAATTAAAACTTTTTTTAAGTCAATTAATGGATTCAAATGCCAATGATTAAAAAAAGGATTTCCTTATTTTTTGTACTTTTTTGTTTTTTCAACTTTTTCACTTTGCAAAAAAATAAATTTTTTTACTCCAAACCGCTTAAACATTTTCAAAATTTCCAAAATCCAAAAAACTTTTAAAACTTAAAAACTTCAACCATAAAAAAAGAAAATAGAAAGAAGCTAATTTTATGCAATCTAAATATGATTTTAAAAAAGTAGAACATCAAAGATACCAAAAATGGTTAGAAAAAAAATATTTTTGTTCTAATCTAAACACCACCAAAAAAACTTTTACTGTTGTAATTCCACCTCCTAATGTAACAGGAAAACTTCATTTGGGACACGCTTGGAATAACACTATTCAAGACATTATTATAAGATTTAAAAAAATGCAAGGCTTTGACGTGCTCTTTTTGCCTGGGATGGATCATGCAGGAATTGCCACTCAAAATAAAGTTAAAGAACAATTAAAACAAGAAGGTCTTTTGAACAAAACTTTAAACAAAGAAATTTTTTTAAAATACGCATGGCAGTGGAAAGAAAAACATGCCCAAAATATTAGGCAACAATGGCAAGTTTTAGGTCTTCATCTCGATTATAATTTTGAAAAATTTACTCTTGATCCTGATTTGAGTCAAACAGTTCAAGAAGTTTTTATCAAATTATACCAACAAAAATTAATTTACAGAGATTATAAAATTATTAATTGGGACCCCAAAACTAAAACAGCCCTTTCTAATGTAGAAGTAAATTACCATGAAACCAAAGGAAAATTATATTATATTAAATATTTTTTGGTTGATTTTACAACTAATTCCAATTTGTCTAATGGCTCTTTTGCTTCTTCTTTTTTAGAAATTGCAACCACTCGCCCTGAAACCATGTTTGCCGACCAAGCTTTAATGGTAAATCCTAACGACCCTAGATATCAATCTTTTATTGGCAAAAAAGTCTTTATTCCTGATACTAACATCCAAATTTCTGTTATTAGTGATAATTACGTAGATATTAATTTTGGTACGGGAGTTGTAAAGGTGACACCTGGACACGATATTAATGATTTCGAAGTAGCTAAAAGACACCAATTAAAAGTTTTATTATGTATGAATGAAGATGGCACTATGAACGATCTAGCTTTGCAATATCAAGGATTAGACCGTTTTGTCTGCCGTCAAAAGTTAGTGCAAACTCTTAAAAAAAAAGGATTTTTCACAAAAACCGAAATCCACCTTTATAAAGTAGGATATTCGAGTATTTCTGATTCTATCATTGAACCACGCCTTTCTTTACAATGGTTTTTAAAAACCAAAGCCATCGCCCAAAATGCTTTAAAAACAAATAAAATCAATTTTTTTCCGCTTCGTTTTAAAAATATTTTTAATAATTGGCTCCAAAATATCGAAGACTGGTGTATTTCGCGTCAATTATGGTGGGGTCATCAAATTCCTGCTTGGCACAAAGGAAAAGAAATTAAGGTTCAAATAGAAAGTCCTGGTCCAGAATGGAACCTTGATTGTGATGTTTTGGATACTTGGTTTTCTTCTGCTTTGTGGCCTTTTAGTACTTTGGGATGGCCTAATTGTAACACTCCTTTATTTCAAAACCACTTTCCTACTGATGTTTTGGTAACGGGCTATGACATTTTAACTTTTTGGGTATCAAAAATGGTTTTTCAAAGTATTTTATTAACCCAAAAAGACCCTTTTAAAGATGTTTTATTACATGGTTTAGTAAGAGATAACAAAGGAAAAAAAATGTCTAAATCAAAAGGTAACGGTGTTGATCCTTTAGAAGTTGTTGCCAAATATGGTACTGATGCTCTTAGATGGTTTTTAACTACTAACGCTGCTCCTGGATTTGATTTATTCTATGATGAGACTAAAGTTGCTTCATCTTGGAATTTCATTAATAAATTATGGAATATTAGTCGTTTTATAAAATTAAAAACCAACACCCTAGA is a window encoding:
- the holA gene encoding DNA polymerase III subunit delta, which produces MEKTNNIHLIWGKQRFFLEKKIKKIINVCKQKKLDVVYYCMQKDIVTELKKELQNTSLIENTWKKVILVDHSEILFQKKTQEIAFLISYLQNPYKNLDLYFFAEKTTKTSEVQKIWEKHCICKTTNSLEKKDFFKYIMDVFQKDGFKIDTKTIQELASKTNYNLYFLHQEITKIKLCQTNDKNITWQMVQKINAFKKNDNIFGLINLFLKQNYIDAYQIYKTLKMQKINAFNVINRLTHKIKELLLVKELLQQKNNPEELQKVLAVSQGKVFFLIKEAKLIETTKLNTLFLDLIELEYKIKEGTINKDIGLEIFLLGKQKVFL
- the yihA gene encoding ribosome biogenesis GTP-binding protein YihA/YsxC produces the protein MIKKSTFVSSIVNFKYIPLKKQPEIVLVGRSNVGKSTFINALTQKKKLAKISKTPGKTITLNYYDINESFYLIDTPGYGYAKKSKEIKKQLLPMIIAFLEQTSNLKAIFQLIDFKVGATQEDDRIHQVLLQAGFEVVLLFVKKDKVKKSLVPKQLKMLVNHFSQIKYFFLISSKQQEGLEELKLFLSQLMDSNAND
- a CDS encoding valine--tRNA ligase encodes the protein MQSKYDFKKVEHQRYQKWLEKKYFCSNLNTTKKTFTVVIPPPNVTGKLHLGHAWNNTIQDIIIRFKKMQGFDVLFLPGMDHAGIATQNKVKEQLKQEGLLNKTLNKEIFLKYAWQWKEKHAQNIRQQWQVLGLHLDYNFEKFTLDPDLSQTVQEVFIKLYQQKLIYRDYKIINWDPKTKTALSNVEVNYHETKGKLYYIKYFLVDFTTNSNLSNGSFASSFLEIATTRPETMFADQALMVNPNDPRYQSFIGKKVFIPDTNIQISVISDNYVDINFGTGVVKVTPGHDINDFEVAKRHQLKVLLCMNEDGTMNDLALQYQGLDRFVCRQKLVQTLKKKGFFTKTEIHLYKVGYSSISDSIIEPRLSLQWFLKTKAIAQNALKTNKINFFPLRFKNIFNNWLQNIEDWCISRQLWWGHQIPAWHKGKEIKVQIESPGPEWNLDCDVLDTWFSSALWPFSTLGWPNCNTPLFQNHFPTDVLVTGYDILTFWVSKMVFQSILLTQKDPFKDVLLHGLVRDNKGKKMSKSKGNGVDPLEVVAKYGTDALRWFLTTNAAPGFDLFYDETKVASSWNFINKLWNISRFIKLKTNTLDTDFDINLLSLPQKALLTQLHLTTQKVTTLYQKYELKEIGKILYHFVWEYFANWHLEFAKHDLDQNNSNLTNLYNSQKFLVYMIKYILQLLHPFIPFVTDVLYENFDKKTNITQTILQKTSYCNLDALTDFENLKNLIIKTRHLRQESNINFKLNLELEIVSQSSTPLQDFVSLQQALEKFFKTFQIKITNKVTNSKKTIWLIEKNLSLYIDRKTLDKLNETKFESNFLQQKNTLLKEIKRSETILNNPSFLQKAASSKIEIEKKKYESYCKQYKKLLEKTTIKNR